Part of the Sphaerochaeta associata genome is shown below.
TTCAAGACGAATATGGAAGCCTATCAGTACCCTCCGACGTTTTTTCCGCACACTCCCGTTCTTGACAGCTTCATCAAGCTTTTTACCCAGCACAACCAGTTCTTTGTCTACTATCAGAACAACCTTATCGTCTCAGCCTGCGTGGCCTTGCTGTGTTGCATGCTGGCGATCTTTGCCGGATACTCACTTGCACGGTTCAAGAATCGTTGGAACCAAGCCTTTTTCGCCCTCCTGCTGGTAAGCCAGATGTTTCCGGTCATCAGCCGCATGATCAGCTTGTATGCAATCATGGGTAAGCTGGGGATCATCAATACCCTGGGCGGCCTGATATTCGCCCTCCTTGCAGCCCAAGTGCCTTTCTGCATAATCCTGATGGCAAGTTTCTTTGCAAACATCCCCACCGAAATCGAGGAGGCTGCGTTCGTCGATGGGGCTGGGAGATGGAGAATCCTTTTGACCATTGTGACACCCCTGGTGAAATCGGGTCTGCTTGCAGTCGGCATCTACGCTTTCTTGATGACTTGGGACGACTACCTGCATGCAGCCACCCTCATTCAGGCTGACAACCTGCGCACACTCTCGGTGGGCATAGCACTTCGCTACTTGGGTGAGCTCTCCTACGATTGGTCGTTGGTCAATGCCATCTCAATCATCGGGACCATTCCTGTTGTACTGCTGTTCTTCTTCTTCCAAAAATATATGATCAAAGGCCTGGTAGCCGGTGCTGTGAAGGGCTGAGGTGGAGTATTCAATGCCAAGACAAGTTGTGTTCATTATGACCGATACCACAAGAAAGGATATGCTGGGCTGCTACGGCGACAGTCGCATGCTGACACCCAATCTCGACAAGCTGGCCGGACAGGGCTTGCGCTACGAGCAGGCTTACTGCTGTCAGCCTGTCTGCGGACCGGCACGATCGGCCCTGTTTACCGGGACCTTTCCCCACTCCAACGGGGTGGTCTCAAACAACCTGCCTTTGGGAGATAATGTTAAGACTCTCGGACAGAGGCTGAGGGACAACGGCATCCAAGCGGCCTATACCGGCAAGTGGCACCTCGATGGCGGGGATTATTTCGGTTTAGGACAGTGCCCGGATGGGTGGGATCCAGATGCGTGGTACGATATGCACAACTACCTTGAGGAACTTTCTGTAGAAGAGAGGCTTCGTTCACGAAAGTCCGAAACCGCGTTTGATGAGGACTGGGGGGCGGAAATGACCTATGCCCACCGTGTTTCGAACAAAGCGATAGGGTATGTGCAGGAGCATGAAGGCCAGGATTTCTTCCTTGCAGTCTCCTATGACGAGCCCCATGGTCCGTTCATCTGTCCCGCTCCCTTCAACACCATGTACGATGGGTTCTCGTTTGAAGACAATCCCACCTTCCATGACAGCCTTCAGTCCAAGCCGATGCTCCAGCGCCTGTGGTCGGGGGACGACCTTCACAAGAGTCCCGAGGCGCTGCACGCGCCCTCGAAGATGCTCTCTCTTTACCTAGGATGCAACAGCTTCGTCGACCATGAGATCGGCAGGGTGTTGGATGAGGTGTATCGTCTTGCCCCGGATGCCTTGGTCATCTTTACCTCCGACCATGGCGATATGCTGGGCTCGCACCGCCTGCAGGCCAAGAATGCCGCTTTTTACAAGGAGATAACGAACATTCCGTTCATTGTGAAGCC
Proteins encoded:
- a CDS encoding carbohydrate ABC transporter permease; protein product: MANTSTLKHDSRLFILAKYVLLVSILLFLLFPLYWVLVTSFKTNMEAYQYPPTFFPHTPVLDSFIKLFTQHNQFFVYYQNNLIVSACVALLCCMLAIFAGYSLARFKNRWNQAFFALLLVSQMFPVISRMISLYAIMGKLGIINTLGGLIFALLAAQVPFCIILMASFFANIPTEIEEAAFVDGAGRWRILLTIVTPLVKSGLLAVGIYAFLMTWDDYLHAATLIQADNLRTLSVGIALRYLGELSYDWSLVNAISIIGTIPVVLLFFFFQKYMIKGLVAGAVKG
- a CDS encoding sulfatase-like hydrolase/transferase — its product is MPRQVVFIMTDTTRKDMLGCYGDSRMLTPNLDKLAGQGLRYEQAYCCQPVCGPARSALFTGTFPHSNGVVSNNLPLGDNVKTLGQRLRDNGIQAAYTGKWHLDGGDYFGLGQCPDGWDPDAWYDMHNYLEELSVEERLRSRKSETAFDEDWGAEMTYAHRVSNKAIGYVQEHEGQDFFLAVSYDEPHGPFICPAPFNTMYDGFSFEDNPTFHDSLQSKPMLQRLWSGDDLHKSPEALHAPSKMLSLYLGCNSFVDHEIGRVLDEVYRLAPDALVIFTSDHGDMLGSHRLQAKNAAFYKEITNIPFIVKPGRGHELNRNVVVSHPASHIDVTPTVLDYFGIPIPKLLEGKSMLVQFEDPTVQVNEHVYCEFTRYEVDHDGFGGLQMMRSITDGRFKLTINLMDCDELYDLDSDPHEVVNLIEDPSRREIRNKLHDLLIEHMDRTRDVYRGYQWVARPWRNDRHPNWQNSGLTRQRENEEYESRQWDYDTGLPMESAVRGKKLYDVKK